In Tachypleus tridentatus isolate NWPU-2018 chromosome 3, ASM421037v1, whole genome shotgun sequence, the sequence CATTTGCTTAAGAAGCATGGTGGGTAACTTGGGTAATGTGTTAAACTACTTGTAGCAAACCAAAATAAACCATACTGGTTATATTTCCTGGTCCTTCTCAtagtataattttacattatttctttgtgatttttataCATATGCTTAACAAGGTAAAACCAAGTATTGTCttcatttattttcaacaataatcAGTGTAATAAACTTAACTGTTTTTGGAATGGattcacttttaattttaacttctactCTTGAAATGtctttcactaaaatatatttttgcttcttGCACAGATGAAGAATAACATTGGACTGAAAGAAGCGAGATTTCAGGATGCCACGACTACGATTACGAAGAATGCTTCTGACAATAGTAGGAATTGGTTGTATCACCCTAGCAGCCTTGAATCTGAGGATGAAAGAGGAAAAGGCAGACGATGTGATTCGAGAGCAACAGATGAACGATAAGGAGTTAAGAAAGACACCTCATTTAGAAAAGAATTTTTATCCTAGAGAACAAGAGTCAGCTGTTATGGAAAAGCTCTGGTTTATGAAGAATGGTGTAAAATGGCCTGTTGAAACCAACCATCCTGGAGCCACATATTCTCCCCCCAAAATATGGCCGCACGAAGAAGATGGTGACCGCATTGAAAACCAACTCATGTACATTCCAACCGACTACGCCTCGTTGAAAAACAGTTCTAATcctaaattaaagaaaattcttCTGTACTTTGGGAAGGCAGGTTGGAATGATCTACCATTAGGAAGGCAAATCTTCACAAAAGACAAATGCCCTGTTGATACGTGTGAAATCACAACAGCGCACCACGACAGTGCTACAGCAGATGCCATATTCTTTAAAGATCGTTTTGCATGGCCAAGACACAAAAGGCCACCAGAGCAAGTGTGGATATTATTTCTACTTGAGTGCCCACTACACACCCAAGGATTTACCAACATGGCTCACGTTATTAACTGGACAGCCACCTATAGGCACGACTCAGATATCGTTGCACCCTATGAAAAGTTCATTCTTTATGATAAAAACGTTAAGGCTCTAAAACATAAACAAGATTATGCAGCGAAAAAGACAAAAAAAGTAGCATGGTTTGTATCGAATTGCGCTGCTCGAAATGGCCGACTGCAGTATGCTCGAGAGCTCGCGAAGCATATTGAACTGGATATTTATGGCACTTGTGGTGCCAAGAGGTGTCCACGCACTAGTGCTAAAAAGTGCTTTGACATGcttgatatagaatataaattttatttggcGTTCGAAAATTCCAATTGTAAGGATTATATTACAGAAAAATTCTTTGTCAATGGATTAAGGTAAGAGTTATTTCTTttgttcatgaaaataataacacattgGCATTTTCCAACTAAATATATCTGAAAAAATTGGGAGAATCAATGAATTAATAGTGATATCAGactattatagttttagtttaaataaatagatTTGAATTACGTTGTTATTAAAAAGGATTGtgtaaagatttatttgtatacAATTACACTGATGCTACATTGTTCGACTCACATTATATCAACAGCAATACTTGAAGGTAATAACAAGTGTTTGCTTTTTTTCATGAGTAAGgtttattttaacctttcttcaCTCTCCTTTACAATATTGGTTATACTGTTTAgtatttctagttttattgtttgttgttattgtactttTGTATGGATATTAATTGCATTGTTAGCTTAACATTTCACTTTAGGACTAAATTAGATTTTCTAAGTTGCTTAAACCTAATGATATATTATAGAGTTTACAGTCTAAAATACAGTTAAGAGTAATTGTTTCGAACTTGGGCAGTAAACtatgacaaaataatatttatggcACATTGTTATTAAACATCCTATAATACCttcttgatttttaaaatttgctaATCAGCTCAATAAAGTGTGGTTCACTTGATAGTTGTGTTTTCTATTACACAACTACTGGCAACAGTATTTCCTGAAGACAGCCGTTGCAAGCATTTCTTTCTTGATCATATAGTATTTGTGTTTAAGATCCACGAACATATGATAATGAGTTTGTTTGGTTACATGTTCTACTTTGTTCTGTATCTCTGATAATGCTTGTTTTACTCTGATGTTGCTGGGATCGTTGTCCAGGAGAAACTCACAGTCTTTATGGGAATAATACTGACTCAATCTAAAGAGCACTTCCACTTTGATGACAGCCAACGATGGTGCTGTTATTTTTAGAGGTTATCTAAACGTAATTTATCAAGGAAACTATGTATTCCTTGCTTCATTATGGGTTGAAGCCAATTTCATATCACACTAGTCTAAGATGGCTCTGTCCAGACACTACTCACGGGATGAATAAGATATCCCACTGCCAACTGCGTGAGCAATCATTTTCCTGTTCATTCCTGACTTTCATAACCACTGTAATACCATTTTCATATTCTCAGACACATGCTCAAAAGTTTACCTTATAAccaaaatttcattaatataGACCAGAAATTCCTTCTATTCAGTTCCTTAAGTAGAAGCTCCATCAGCCAAACAGAAGTAGCAGGTGCATTACATATACTAAATGAAATGGTGTGAAATACATATAAACCTTATAACTCGGTGTTCATCGTCCAGCTCGATATCCCACTTCCCAACACAAGGTCTAAGGTATTAAA encodes:
- the LOC143247438 gene encoding glycoprotein 3-alpha-L-fucosyltransferase A-like — encoded protein: MPRLRLRRMLLTIVGIGCITLAALNLRMKEEKADDVIREQQMNDKELRKTPHLEKNFYPREQESAVMEKLWFMKNGVKWPVETNHPGATYSPPKIWPHEEDGDRIENQLMYIPTDYASLKNSSNPKLKKILLYFGKAGWNDLPLGRQIFTKDKCPVDTCEITTAHHDSATADAIFFKDRFAWPRHKRPPEQVWILFLLECPLHTQGFTNMAHVINWTATYRHDSDIVAPYEKFILYDKNVKALKHKQDYAAKKTKKVAWFVSNCAARNGRLQYARELAKHIELDIYGTCGAKRCPRTSAKKCFDMLDIEYKFYLAFENSNCKDYITEKFFVNGLSRNVVPIVMGARPEDYRRNAPYHSYIHVEDFESPKHLAEYLHRLEKNSTLYNEYFQWKGTGEFVNTYFWCRLCALLHAPPQKKVYSDIHTWWAGPGTCTTNTWRNLNENLKNTNTERGRN